A portion of the Tenacibaculum todarodis genome contains these proteins:
- the pepE gene encoding dipeptidase PepE, translated as MKNLLIASTSTVHGSGYLAYLLPTLKAFFSQSETILFIPYARPGGISYNKYTEIAAKAFAKIDKKVVGIHQFSNPKEAIKNAQGIFTGGGNTFELVNQLYKNNVLLTLKQTLENGTPYLGTSAGSNICGVTMMNTNDMPIVYPPSFNTMSLIPFNINAHYLDPIEGSTHMGETRETRIKEYHVFNETSVLGLREGSWLEVKNEKITLRGNLTARLFQQNENPIELESGVEVKNMK; from the coding sequence ATGAAAAACTTACTAATTGCAAGTACATCTACAGTTCACGGAAGCGGATATTTAGCATATTTATTACCAACTTTAAAAGCTTTTTTTTCGCAATCGGAAACCATTTTATTTATTCCTTATGCACGTCCTGGAGGAATTTCATACAACAAATACACAGAAATTGCTGCAAAAGCTTTTGCTAAAATTGATAAAAAAGTAGTTGGAATTCATCAGTTTAGTAATCCGAAGGAAGCTATAAAGAATGCTCAAGGTATTTTTACAGGAGGCGGAAATACCTTTGAATTGGTAAATCAGTTGTATAAAAACAATGTCTTGTTAACTTTAAAACAAACTTTAGAAAACGGAACCCCTTATTTAGGTACAAGTGCAGGAAGTAATATTTGTGGTGTAACTATGATGAACACTAACGACATGCCAATTGTGTATCCGCCAAGTTTTAACACAATGAGTTTAATTCCATTCAATATAAATGCGCATTATTTAGATCCAATAGAAGGTTCTACACACATGGGGGAAACTCGTGAAACTAGAATTAAAGAGTATCATGTATTTAATGAAACTTCTGTTTTAGGCTTACGAGAAGGTTCTTGGTTAGAAGTTAAAAATGAAAAAATTACGCTTCGCGGTAATTTAACCGCGCGTTTATTTCAACAAAATGA
- a CDS encoding carboxypeptidase-like regulatory domain-containing protein — MQKKILFFFLLITSVLYAQNKPVILYGKVTDSFNPIENTHVFNLNTKQGTFTNKEGLFRIFAKENDNLQLSSIGYETIIFKVTTYSLGLNANTIQLKIKEIELDEVEIKKHNLLGALDLDIKQVPQDKVLESVDSWLEEIMNMSEDAKKNLPIGKDELHLVKPNKVNIANSFKGVGGSFGIGGKSSKQKKELELKLEAKQNFPKRILSLLGKDFFYNDLKIPKDNYYHFIDYCSYKSIEKLFKNEEILELIRIFQEESISYLKVIKKQD; from the coding sequence ATGCAAAAAAAAATACTTTTCTTTTTCTTATTAATTACTTCAGTTTTATACGCACAAAATAAGCCTGTAATTTTATATGGTAAAGTTACAGACTCTTTTAACCCTATAGAAAATACCCATGTATTTAACTTAAATACCAAACAAGGAACTTTTACAAACAAAGAAGGTCTCTTTAGAATTTTTGCTAAAGAAAATGATAACTTACAACTTTCTTCAATTGGTTATGAAACCATTATTTTTAAAGTAACTACCTATAGTTTAGGATTAAACGCAAACACAATTCAACTAAAAATAAAAGAGATTGAATTGGATGAAGTTGAAATAAAAAAACACAATTTATTAGGTGCTTTAGATTTAGATATTAAACAAGTACCTCAAGACAAAGTTTTAGAGTCAGTTGATAGTTGGCTTGAGGAGATAATGAATATGAGTGAGGATGCTAAAAAGAATTTGCCAATTGGTAAAGATGAATTACACCTTGTAAAGCCCAATAAAGTTAATATAGCTAATAGCTTTAAAGGAGTTGGTGGCAGTTTTGGAATTGGAGGCAAATCCTCTAAACAGAAAAAAGAATTGGAATTAAAATTAGAAGCCAAGCAAAATTTTCCCAAAAGAATATTATCTTTATTAGGGAAAGATTTTTTTTATAACGATTTAAAAATACCAAAAGATAATTATTATCATTTTATAGATTATTGTTCTTACAAAAGCATAGAAAAATTATTTAAGAATGAAGAAATACTCGAGTTAATTCGTATTTTTCAAGAAGAAAGCATCAGTTATCTAAAAGTTATAAAAAAACAAGATTGA
- a CDS encoding carboxypeptidase-like regulatory domain-containing protein, giving the protein MKKLLFIFILSTLSISAQERKALYGTTLDAVKSISNAHIINLNTKQGTLSNNSGEFRIFAQPKDSIKISFLGYKTKIWVITLDDFGLQKNKITLIKTPINLDEVKLRKNNLLSFIETDINDVKIKEEVSAESLNLPYAGSRILTVAERRLHTATTSSGGIAIDPLLNWISGRTKKLKRLKVIEDKEKRILRLFNNYQLYINQELKILNEDTYLFVSYCEEDKDFNPLYFKDQISMAHFLQDKSEKFKKLNPKKYN; this is encoded by the coding sequence TTGAAAAAATTACTCTTTATTTTTATTTTAAGCACCTTATCTATTTCTGCCCAAGAAAGAAAAGCTTTATACGGAACAACTTTAGACGCTGTAAAAAGTATTAGTAATGCCCACATAATTAACTTAAATACCAAACAGGGAACTTTAAGTAATAATAGCGGAGAATTTAGAATTTTTGCTCAACCAAAAGATTCCATAAAAATTTCGTTTCTAGGTTATAAAACAAAAATTTGGGTAATTACTCTTGATGACTTTGGTCTTCAAAAAAATAAAATTACACTTATTAAAACGCCTATTAATCTAGATGAAGTTAAATTAAGAAAGAATAATTTACTAAGTTTTATAGAAACCGATATTAATGATGTTAAAATTAAAGAAGAAGTTAGCGCTGAATCTTTAAATCTGCCATACGCTGGTTCAAGAATTTTAACTGTTGCAGAAAGAAGATTGCATACTGCTACTACAAGTTCTGGCGGAATAGCAATAGATCCTTTATTAAATTGGATTTCTGGACGAACAAAAAAATTGAAGAGATTAAAAGTAATTGAAGATAAAGAGAAAAGAATATTACGTTTATTTAACAATTATCAACTTTATATAAATCAGGAATTGAAAATTTTAAACGAAGACACCTACCTTTTTGTTTCCTACTGCGAAGAAGACAAAGACTTTAATCCACTTTATTTTAAAGATCAAATTTCAATGGCACACTTTTTACAAGATAAATCTGAAAAATTTAAAAAACTAAACCCTAAAAAATATAATTAG
- a CDS encoding DUF6702 family protein produces MKKIITLFVLLPLLSFSAHKYYLSLTQIEFNKEAQSVQIITNVFMDDIELAINKDYTVDLQLTTEKEPKNVDEYFEKYVTKHLKIKIDNIDKPFTFIGKEYDGDIVYFYLEIENITAVATLEINNTILVKHFPDQQNLIKAKANGKNISKMLTKKNDKGLLKF; encoded by the coding sequence ATGAAAAAAATAATCACCCTTTTTGTATTACTACCGCTACTTTCTTTTTCGGCACACAAATACTATTTAAGTTTAACTCAAATAGAATTTAATAAAGAAGCACAATCTGTTCAAATAATTACCAATGTTTTTATGGATGATATTGAACTTGCCATAAACAAAGATTATACTGTAGATTTACAACTAACTACAGAGAAAGAACCTAAAAATGTAGATGAGTATTTTGAGAAATATGTAACTAAGCATTTAAAAATAAAAATTGATAATATTGATAAACCCTTCACTTTTATTGGAAAAGAATACGATGGAGACATTGTTTACTTTTACTTAGAAATAGAAAATATAACAGCAGTTGCTACTTTAGAAATTAATAATACAATATTGGTAAAACATTTTCCAGACCAGCAAAACTTAATAAAAGCAAAGGCAAACGGAAAAAATATTAGCAAAATGTTGACCAAGAAAAATGATAAAGGTTTGTTAAAGTTTTAA
- a CDS encoding M1 family metallopeptidase, with amino-acid sequence MKKITLLLLSVFFIGASTFAQEKKITKQGHTNQNKFKQLKQELATPNSQRTASGAPGVNYTQQKVDYVMDIVLDDENQKITGNETILYHNNSKDELTYLWVQLDQNMRAKDSKTPDISTNKVPSKIPKRFFDRAFPDKPFDGGFNITAVTNTDGSNLSHTINQTMMRINLPKPLAAGEKFSFNISWWYNINNHRTQGGRSGFEHFTENGNNNYVIAQFYPRMCVYDNVEGWQNDQFWGRSEFALEFGDFDVNITVPADHMLGATGVLQNRKEVFTKTELKRFAQARKTFDNPVVIRTQEEATKIEKSKTTKTKTWKFKATNVRDYAFATSRKFIFDAMAVNINGRTVMAESLYSKEANPLYGEHSTRATAQTLKTYSKYTFDYPYHKAISVDGQMGMEYPQICFNPGRPNADGTYSDRTKYRMIKVTIHEVGHNFFPMIVNSDERQWTWMDEGLNSYMEMLAEWDYDKDFPITRGLPKNIVKYMSGDQSKIAPIMSKGDHTYSFGNNAYGKPATALYILRNTIMGKELFDHAFKTYAQRWKFKHPTPADFFRTMEDASGVDLDWFWRGWFYTTDVTDIGIKGVKKFHTKPNGNNVDFIEDTTEGLGFGAGKSTDSKYHYEITYEKPGGLVMPIIVKFDYKDGTTERKVYPAQIWRLNDKEITKVFSSNKEISKITIDPDLETADVDTSNNSWPKETKNKFDKFKNKVKG; translated from the coding sequence ATGAAAAAAATAACACTACTCTTATTAAGTGTTTTTTTTATTGGAGCATCTACATTTGCCCAAGAGAAAAAAATAACAAAACAAGGACATACTAATCAGAATAAGTTTAAACAACTTAAGCAAGAATTAGCAACGCCAAACAGTCAAAGAACTGCTTCTGGTGCGCCTGGTGTAAACTACACACAACAAAAGGTTGATTATGTAATGGATATCGTTTTAGATGACGAAAACCAAAAAATTACAGGTAATGAAACTATTTTGTACCACAATAATTCTAAAGATGAATTAACATATTTATGGGTTCAATTAGACCAAAATATGAGAGCAAAAGACTCTAAAACTCCAGATATTTCTACAAATAAAGTGCCATCAAAGATTCCGAAAAGATTTTTTGACAGAGCTTTTCCGGACAAACCGTTTGACGGTGGTTTCAACATCACAGCAGTAACAAACACAGACGGAAGTAATTTATCGCACACCATTAACCAAACAATGATGCGTATAAACCTACCAAAACCATTAGCTGCTGGAGAAAAATTTTCATTCAACATTTCTTGGTGGTATAATATTAATAATCATAGAACACAAGGCGGTAGATCTGGTTTCGAGCATTTTACTGAAAACGGAAACAACAATTATGTAATTGCTCAATTTTACCCAAGAATGTGTGTGTATGATAATGTAGAAGGTTGGCAAAATGACCAATTCTGGGGAAGAAGTGAATTCGCTCTTGAATTTGGAGATTTTGATGTAAATATTACGGTTCCCGCAGATCATATGTTAGGTGCAACTGGTGTTTTACAAAATAGAAAAGAAGTTTTTACTAAAACCGAATTAAAGCGTTTTGCTCAAGCAAGAAAAACATTTGACAATCCAGTTGTAATTCGTACACAAGAAGAAGCTACAAAAATTGAAAAAAGTAAGACTACAAAAACTAAAACTTGGAAATTTAAAGCAACCAACGTAAGAGATTACGCGTTTGCAACTTCAAGAAAATTTATTTTTGATGCAATGGCAGTAAATATTAACGGAAGAACTGTTATGGCAGAATCTTTATATTCTAAAGAAGCAAATCCATTATACGGAGAACATTCTACCAGAGCAACTGCACAAACTTTAAAAACATACTCTAAATATACGTTTGATTATCCGTATCACAAAGCAATTTCTGTAGATGGACAAATGGGAATGGAATATCCACAGATTTGTTTCAATCCTGGAAGACCAAATGCAGACGGAACATATTCAGACAGAACAAAATACAGAATGATAAAAGTTACCATTCATGAAGTTGGACATAACTTTTTTCCAATGATTGTAAATTCTGATGAAAGACAATGGACTTGGATGGACGAAGGTTTAAATTCTTACATGGAAATGTTAGCAGAATGGGATTATGACAAAGATTTTCCTATAACAAGAGGATTGCCAAAAAACATTGTAAAATACATGAGCGGAGATCAATCTAAAATAGCGCCAATAATGTCTAAAGGAGATCACACTTATAGCTTTGGTAACAATGCTTACGGAAAACCTGCAACAGCCTTATACATTTTAAGAAATACAATTATGGGTAAAGAATTATTTGATCATGCTTTTAAAACTTATGCTCAAAGATGGAAATTTAAACACCCAACTCCAGCAGATTTCTTTAGAACTATGGAAGATGCTTCTGGTGTAGATTTAGATTGGTTCTGGAGAGGATGGTTCTATACAACTGATGTAACTGATATTGGTATAAAAGGTGTTAAAAAATTCCACACAAAACCAAACGGAAATAATGTAGATTTTATTGAAGATACTACTGAAGGATTAGGTTTTGGAGCTGGAAAAAGCACAGATTCTAAATATCATTATGAAATTACGTATGAAAAACCAGGAGGTTTAGTAATGCCTATTATTGTAAAGTTCGATTATAAAGACGGAACAACAGAAAGAAAAGTTTATCCAGCTCAAATTTGGAGGCTTAATGATAAAGAAATAACCAAAGTATTTTCTTCAAACAAAGAAATTTCTAAAATTACAATTGATCCAGACTTAGAAACTGCAGATGTAGATACTTCTAATAATAGCTGGCCAAAGGAAACAAAAAATAAATTTGATAAATTTAAAAATAAAGTAAAAGGTTAG
- a CDS encoding M1 family metallopeptidase, which translates to MRKLATLLLAVLFVSTSALAQEAPKKEKQPQDARVDQNKFRQLKDVLPTPNDQRTASGAPGHQYTQQKVDYVMDIRLDEANDRIYGDETITYHNNSKDALEYLWVQLDQNMRAPDSKTPLAQSKGASGWQTPDQFVTTNMGKAKDFGFKIEAVKYEDGRDLSHTINRTMMRINLPQPLASGSTFKFRIKWNYLINDINKDGGRSGLETFPDGNKNYTIAQFFPRLAVYDNVEGWQNMQFWGRSEFALEFGDYDVKLTVPADHITEATGELQNEKDVLTRTQRKRFEQARKSFKNPVMIVTQAEAEVAEKGRSTKTKTWHFKAKNVRDYAFASSRKYIWDAMATNVNGKTVMAISLYPKEGNPLWEEHSTRAVATTLVEYSKLTFDYPYSKAISVHSERQGMEYPMICFNFGRPNPDGTYSDRTKKGMIGVIIHEVGHNFFPMIVNSDERQWTWMDEGLNSFVEILAEDVYDPVLFASNPAKDITRYMGGDQSNISPIMSQGDYVKQFGPNAYSKPAAGLYMLRKTIMGPELFDYAFRTYSKRWMFKHPTPADFFRTMEDASGMDLDWFWRGWFYTTDYVDLGIKEVKPLYLTDKPNERTAGLIKQYPAYFKGLGELMFLTTKKEDSNSAALDKHLATLSADKKAALKETPKFMYQVEFEKPGGIPMPIIVELTYADGTKKRETFPAQIWMKDDAKVYRVFTSAQEVTNITVDPDFETADVDTSNNSWPKKEANKFDNFKNKTKG; encoded by the coding sequence ATGAGAAAATTAGCAACGCTATTGTTAGCTGTTCTTTTTGTTTCTACTTCCGCTTTAGCGCAAGAAGCACCAAAGAAAGAAAAACAGCCGCAAGACGCAAGAGTAGATCAAAACAAATTTCGTCAATTAAAAGACGTATTACCAACACCAAACGATCAACGTACAGCTTCTGGAGCTCCAGGACACCAATACACACAACAAAAGGTTGATTATGTAATGGACATTCGTTTAGACGAAGCAAACGATAGAATTTATGGTGATGAAACAATTACTTATCACAACAATTCTAAAGATGCATTAGAGTATTTATGGGTTCAATTAGACCAAAATATGCGTGCACCAGATTCCAAAACTCCATTAGCACAATCTAAAGGTGCTAGCGGATGGCAAACTCCAGACCAGTTTGTAACAACTAACATGGGTAAAGCTAAAGACTTTGGTTTTAAAATTGAAGCTGTAAAATATGAAGATGGTAGAGATTTATCGCATACTATTAACAGAACTATGATGCGTATTAACTTACCACAACCATTAGCTTCTGGAAGTACTTTTAAATTCAGAATTAAATGGAATTATTTAATTAATGACATTAATAAAGACGGAGGACGTTCTGGATTAGAAACATTTCCTGACGGAAATAAAAACTACACAATTGCTCAATTCTTTCCACGTTTAGCAGTTTATGACAATGTAGAAGGATGGCAAAACATGCAGTTTTGGGGTCGTTCTGAATTTGCTTTAGAATTTGGAGATTACGATGTTAAACTTACTGTTCCTGCAGATCATATTACGGAAGCAACGGGTGAATTACAAAACGAAAAAGATGTTTTAACAAGAACACAACGTAAACGTTTTGAACAAGCTAGAAAATCTTTTAAAAACCCTGTAATGATTGTTACGCAAGCAGAAGCAGAAGTAGCAGAAAAAGGGCGTTCTACAAAAACTAAAACTTGGCACTTTAAAGCAAAAAATGTACGTGATTACGCATTTGCTTCATCAAGAAAATACATTTGGGATGCAATGGCAACCAACGTTAATGGTAAAACAGTAATGGCTATTTCATTATACCCAAAAGAAGGAAATCCTTTATGGGAAGAGCATTCTACAAGAGCAGTTGCAACTACTTTAGTTGAATATTCTAAATTAACTTTTGATTATCCGTATTCTAAAGCAATTTCTGTACACTCAGAAAGACAAGGAATGGAATACCCAATGATTTGTTTCAACTTTGGTAGACCAAATCCAGACGGAACGTATTCAGATAGAACTAAAAAAGGAATGATTGGTGTAATTATACACGAAGTTGGTCACAACTTTTTTCCAATGATTGTAAATTCTGATGAAAGACAATGGACTTGGATGGACGAAGGTTTAAACTCTTTTGTTGAAATTTTAGCTGAAGATGTTTATGATCCAGTATTATTTGCTTCAAACCCAGCAAAAGACATTACAAGATATATGGGCGGAGATCAATCTAACATCTCTCCTATTATGTCTCAAGGTGATTATGTAAAACAATTTGGACCAAACGCTTATTCTAAACCTGCTGCAGGTTTATATATGTTGCGTAAAACAATTATGGGACCAGAATTATTTGATTATGCTTTTAGAACATACTCTAAAAGATGGATGTTTAAACACCCAACACCTGCAGATTTCTTTAGAACAATGGAAGATGCATCTGGTATGGATTTAGATTGGTTCTGGAGAGGATGGTTCTACACAACAGATTATGTAGATTTAGGAATTAAAGAAGTTAAACCTTTATATTTAACTGACAAACCTAACGAAAGAACTGCCGGATTAATTAAACAATATCCTGCTTATTTTAAAGGTTTAGGTGAATTAATGTTCTTAACAACTAAAAAAGAAGATTCAAATTCTGCTGCATTAGACAAGCATTTAGCTACGTTATCTGCTGATAAAAAAGCAGCTTTAAAAGAAACGCCTAAGTTTATGTATCAAGTTGAATTTGAAAAGCCAGGTGGAATACCAATGCCAATTATTGTTGAGTTAACATACGCAGATGGAACTAAAAAACGTGAAACGTTCCCAGCTCAAATTTGGATGAAAGATGATGCTAAAGTTTATAGAGTATTTACTTCTGCTCAAGAAGTTACAAATATTACTGTAGATCCAGATTTTGAAACTGCAGATGTTGACACGTCTAACAATAGCTGGCCTAAAAAGGAAGCTAATAAGTTTGATAATTTTAAAAACAAAACTAAAGGGTAA
- a CDS encoding SDR family oxidoreductase encodes MNILVLGATGNTGSTIVNQLKENQVDFGIMANDHSDTSKLGLEENQIRIGNFDDVASLVTAFEGVEKIYVLTPIHPKAQEWVENIVTAAKEAGVKHLVKQSGYKARKDAQSGPIRVHAITDELIKNSGLDYTLIQPNMFFQYFYLNLETINAEGNFYSCFGDTALSLVDINDVAAVAVKALTEDGHSGKTYCLTGPEALTSAQHAALLTTASGKQINYVDIPKEALIGAYKQAGVGDWLAVEFGEMFEWFTVGDYTSVTDTVENVLGRKPRNFTDFSQELAHSIEK; translated from the coding sequence ATGAATATTTTAGTATTAGGAGCAACAGGAAATACAGGCTCAACAATCGTGAACCAATTAAAAGAAAATCAAGTCGATTTTGGTATTATGGCAAATGATCATAGTGATACATCAAAGCTTGGTCTAGAAGAAAATCAAATTCGTATTGGTAATTTCGATGATGTAGCATCATTAGTTACTGCTTTCGAAGGCGTAGAAAAAATTTACGTATTAACACCTATACACCCTAAGGCTCAAGAGTGGGTAGAAAACATAGTTACTGCAGCAAAAGAAGCTGGTGTAAAACACCTTGTTAAGCAATCTGGTTATAAAGCAAGAAAAGATGCTCAATCTGGACCAATACGCGTACATGCAATTACAGACGAATTAATTAAGAATTCTGGTTTAGATTACACATTAATTCAACCAAATATGTTCTTTCAGTATTTTTATCTAAATCTTGAAACAATTAATGCTGAAGGAAATTTTTATTCCTGCTTTGGAGATACTGCACTTAGTTTGGTAGATATTAATGATGTTGCTGCAGTAGCCGTAAAGGCTTTAACAGAAGATGGGCATTCAGGAAAAACGTATTGTCTAACCGGACCAGAAGCCCTTACATCTGCGCAGCATGCTGCATTGTTGACAACAGCTAGTGGTAAACAAATTAATTATGTGGATATACCAAAAGAAGCTTTAATTGGAGCCTATAAACAAGCTGGGGTAGGAGATTGGTTAGCTGTAGAATTTGGAGAAATGTTTGAGTGGTTTACAGTAGGAGATTATACTTCTGTAACAGATACAGTAGAAAATGTTTTAGGACGTAAGCCTCGTAATTTCACCGACTTTTCTCAAGAACTTGCACATTCCATTGAAAAATAA
- a CDS encoding SDR family oxidoreductase, whose translation MMKKVLVTGISGYVGLHTAAELLKKGYSVRGSVRNLSKTAQLTKAIQNEVEPNGNLEFCELNLLNNDGWKEAMQGCDYVLHIASPYVTTEPKDENELIKPAIEGTQRALRFAKKAGVKRVVLTSSLVAMFEDANKSINITEDTWTNTNAKNMTAYVKSKTLAEKSAWDFIKEQKGENRLELVVINPGGIWGPTLSNKIAGESMNIVKDMITGKMPMLAKAAMNMSDVRDVALIHVKALENEKANGRRFVVASEKPYSFKEMAKILKSNGNKKVSTLEGPNSLLKFMSRFNSDLKAMKPFIGNTYHADVSQTMEVFDWKPISFEKSILDTAACVKQLMNNN comes from the coding sequence ATGATGAAAAAAGTATTAGTAACAGGAATTTCAGGATATGTTGGTTTACACACTGCTGCAGAATTATTAAAAAAGGGATATTCTGTTCGCGGTTCTGTAAGAAACTTATCTAAAACAGCACAATTAACAAAAGCGATTCAAAATGAAGTTGAGCCAAATGGCAATTTAGAGTTTTGTGAACTCAATCTTTTAAATAATGATGGCTGGAAAGAAGCAATGCAAGGTTGCGATTATGTCTTGCATATTGCATCTCCTTATGTTACTACAGAGCCTAAAGATGAAAATGAATTAATAAAACCTGCCATTGAAGGTACACAACGAGCTTTAAGGTTTGCAAAAAAGGCAGGTGTTAAACGTGTTGTTTTAACTTCTTCTTTGGTTGCTATGTTTGAAGATGCCAATAAGTCGATAAACATAACCGAAGATACCTGGACAAATACAAATGCAAAAAATATGACGGCTTATGTTAAGAGTAAAACACTTGCCGAAAAAAGTGCTTGGGATTTTATTAAAGAACAAAAGGGTGAAAATAGGTTAGAGTTGGTTGTTATAAATCCAGGAGGAATTTGGGGACCAACCTTGTCTAATAAAATTGCAGGTGAATCAATGAATATTGTTAAAGATATGATTACTGGTAAAATGCCAATGCTTGCAAAAGCAGCAATGAATATGTCTGATGTAAGAGATGTTGCTCTTATTCATGTAAAAGCATTAGAAAATGAGAAGGCAAATGGGAGAAGATTTGTAGTAGCGTCAGAAAAACCATATTCATTTAAGGAAATGGCTAAAATCTTAAAATCAAATGGCAATAAAAAAGTTAGCACACTTGAAGGTCCAAATTCTCTATTAAAATTTATGTCAAGATTTAATAGTGATTTGAAAGCAATGAAGCCTTTTATTGGAAATACATATCATGCAGATGTAAGCCAGACGATGGAAGTTTTTGATTGGAAACCGATTTCATTCGAAAAATCAATTTTAGACACGGCAGCTTGTGTAAAACAACTTATGAATAATAATTAA
- a CDS encoding winged helix-turn-helix transcriptional regulator — MMKNKFRCECPITSAIDIIGDKWSLIIIKQMLIEGKKTFKDFIESEEAIATNILSSRLKMLEEFKIIIKGKLPENKKTNIYTLTDKGIALTPIIVELSIWSDNNLREFHSDLYQGEQIEIIRGNKEKFIENIIENYKKKI; from the coding sequence ATGATGAAAAATAAATTTAGATGTGAGTGCCCTATTACAAGCGCTATTGATATTATTGGAGACAAGTGGTCTTTAATAATTATTAAACAAATGTTGATTGAAGGAAAGAAAACATTTAAAGATTTTATTGAAAGCGAAGAAGCTATAGCAACAAATATTTTGTCATCAAGGTTAAAAATGCTTGAAGAATTTAAAATTATAATAAAAGGAAAACTTCCTGAAAACAAAAAAACAAATATTTATACTTTAACAGATAAAGGAATTGCATTAACACCAATAATTGTAGAATTATCAATTTGGAGCGACAATAATTTACGAGAATTTCATTCAGATTTATATCAAGGAGAGCAGATTGAAATTATAAGAGGTAACAAAGAAAAGTTTATTGAAAATATTATAGAAAATTATAAGAAAAAGATCTAA
- a CDS encoding YfiT family bacillithiol transferase: MKTPTLEQQKYPIGQPNIPTIITSEVIKEWITTLDSFPEKLDTLTANLSEEQLNTQYRDGGWSIRQVVHHCYDSHQNSYTRFKWALTEDKPLIKAYYEDRWAKLHDSKNAPIILSINALKALHAKWVYLLKGLSDSDLNTYFVHPSGNEKVGLKENIGIYAWHCNHHFAHIENLLIRKSWI; encoded by the coding sequence ATGAAAACTCCAACTCTAGAACAACAAAAATATCCAATAGGACAACCAAATATTCCAACTATAATTACTTCAGAAGTTATTAAAGAGTGGATTACAACTTTAGATAGTTTTCCTGAGAAACTAGATACATTAACAGCTAATTTATCTGAAGAACAATTAAATACTCAATACAGAGATGGAGGTTGGTCTATAAGACAAGTTGTACATCATTGTTATGATAGTCATCAAAATTCTTATACACGTTTTAAATGGGCATTAACTGAAGATAAACCTTTAATAAAAGCTTATTATGAAGATCGCTGGGCAAAATTGCACGACTCTAAAAATGCGCCAATTATTCTTTCTATAAACGCCTTAAAAGCATTACATGCAAAATGGGTGTATTTATTAAAAGGGCTTTCTGATAGCGATTTAAACACTTATTTTGTGCATCCAAGTGGAAATGAAAAAGTAGGTTTAAAAGAAAATATTGGTATTTATGCATGGCATTGTAACCATCATTTTGCGCATATTGAAAATTTATTAATTAGAAAAAGTTGGATTTAA
- a CDS encoding DUF962 domain-containing protein, with protein sequence MKTAQQWFDEYAVSHQNETNQLIHYICVPAIFFSVIGLFMSIPTGFLTSLKLYNPLLENWAFIFGALVSFLFYLRLGFWYFLQMIFVILLSIAGNYWISGNFNLLWFSIAVFVIAWIGQFYGHKVEGKKPSLFKDLQFLLIGPLWVIQKLGGKK encoded by the coding sequence ATGAAAACTGCACAACAATGGTTTGATGAATATGCCGTAAGTCATCAAAATGAAACCAATCAATTAATACATTATATCTGTGTTCCAGCTATATTTTTTAGTGTAATTGGTTTGTTTATGAGTATTCCTACAGGTTTTTTAACATCATTAAAACTATACAATCCATTATTAGAAAATTGGGCGTTTATTTTTGGTGCTTTAGTTTCCTTTTTATTTTACTTACGTTTAGGTTTTTGGTATTTTTTACAAATGATTTTTGTAATTCTGCTTTCAATTGCTGGGAATTATTGGATTAGCGGTAACTTTAATTTATTATGGTTTTCAATTGCTGTCTTTGTAATTGCTTGGATTGGTCAATTTTATGGTCATAAGGTTGAAGGTAAAAAACCATCGTTATTTAAAGATTTACAGTTTTTATTGATTGGCCCTCTTTGGGTTATTCAGAAATTAGGAGGCAAAAAATAA